CCAAGGGCAAATTCGGTGCAGTGCTCGTGGACGAGCCGGCTGACCAAATAGGTGGGAATCATCAACGAATTCACAATCGGCTCATCGAGCGGCCGCGCCAGGATTGGAAGAAGATCTCGGGAATCGGTGTCCGCGAAGCGATTCCTAGGATGCCGCACATGACCGCGTCATCCATTGCCGCGCGAGCAGCTTCGGCAGCGAAGAGCCGAACAGCCTATGGGCTACGAGGGACGTGACGTGCCCCGACCGGAGAAGACGCACACCCGATTTTACCGCGCCCGCCAATCTATGTTCAGTGCCAAAGAATTCCGCGCGAGCATCAATCCACGCTCGACTTCTTTCATATGCCCGCTCCTCGAGCAGTCGTTCGTCCAGCCATTTCATAAACTCGCGCCAGGCCGTTACATCGTCGCTCGTGGAAGGGTCAGTGAATCCATGTCGCCGAAGAAAGTGACAGGTCACCGCGACGATGCCGTACCGGGTCTGAAGATCTCCTCCGTCGATGTTGGAAATGTTCTTCCCATGCTTTCTGCATTTTACGAGCGGCTTAGTCAACGCTCCAAGCCTTCCAACCTCCGAAAGGCGCAGCCACAGGTCGTAGTCTTCCGACTGGACGAATCTCGCGTTGAACCCCCGGACCCGCGCCACTGCGTCCCGGCGGTATATCATCGACGAATGAGGCAGGAAAGGCTGTAGCGCATGCAGGCGACGCACGAGCGCCCGATGATTTGTGGGATAGCTATGCTGCTTTATCATCTCGCCACGACTGTCCATGGAGATGAAGCCGGCGCCTATCATCACCACGTCGTTCCCAGATTCTGCGAGTGCCAGCTGTTCCTCGAACCGGGTGGCGATGGCGACGTCGTCCGAATCCAGAATACCCAGCCACTTTCCGCAAGCCGCCCGGATTCCTGCGTTTCGCGCTGCCGCCGGACCCGAATTAACCGGGAGCGATATCACGACAACGCGGC
Above is a window of Gemmatimonadaceae bacterium DNA encoding:
- a CDS encoding glycosyltransferase family 2 protein, giving the protein MSPRSNRLTAIMACYNSSEYLDEAISSVRGQTLRDLELIVIDDCSSDDTLEIARRHAAADGRVVVISLPVNSGPAAARNAGIRAACGKWLGILDSDDVAIATRFEEQLALAESGNDVVMIGAGFISMDSRGEMIKQHSYPTNHRALVRRLHALQPFLPHSSMIYRRDAVARVRGFNARFVQSEDYDLWLRLSEVGRLGALTKPLVKCRKHGKNISNIDGGDLQTRYGIVAVTCHFLRRHGFTDPSTSDDVTAWREFMKWLDERLLEERAYERSRAWIDARAEFFGTEHRLAGAVKSGVRLLRSGHVTSLVAHRLFGSSLPKLLARQWMTRSCAAS